One Lepus europaeus isolate LE1 chromosome 7, mLepTim1.pri, whole genome shotgun sequence DNA segment encodes these proteins:
- the ESRRA gene encoding steroid hormone receptor ERR1 isoform X2 — protein sequence MSSQVVGIEPLYIKAEPASPDSPKGSSETEPEPPVTLAPGPAPARCLPGHKEEEDGEGAGPGEQSGGKLVLSSLPKRLCLVCGDVASGYHYGVASCEACKAFFKRTIQGSIEYSCPASNECEITKRRRKACQACRFTKCLRVGMLKEGVRLDRVRGGRQKYKRRPEVDPLPFPGPFPAGPLAVAGGPRKTAPVNALVSHLLVVEPEKLYAMPDPAGPDGHLPAVATLCDLFDREIVVTISWAKSIPGFSSLSLSDQMSVLQSVWMEVLVLGVAQRSLPLQDELAFAEDLVLDEEGARAAGLGELGAALLQLVRRLQALRLEREEYVLLKALALANSDSVHIEDAEAVEQLREALHEALLEYEAGRAGPGGGAERRRAGRLLLTLPLLRQTAGKVLAHFYGVKLEGKVPMHKLFLEMLEAMMD from the exons ATGTCCAGCCAGGTGGTGGGCATTGAGCCTCTCTACATCAAGGCAGAGCCAGCCAGCCCCGACAGTCCAAAGGGTTCCTCGGAGACTGAGCCCGAGCCCCCCGTgaccctggcccctgggccagcccctgcccgctgcctcccaggccacaaggaggaggaggatggggagggggccgggcctgGCGAGCAGAGTGGGGGCAAGCTGGTGCTCAGCTCCCTCCCCAAGCGCCTGTGCCTGGTGTGCGGGGATGTGGCCTCCGGCTACCACTATGGCGTGGCGTCCTGCGAGGCCTGCAAAGCCTTCTTCAAGAGGACCATCCAGG GAAGCATCGAGTACAGCTGTCCGGCCTCCAACGAGTGCGAGATCACCAAGCGGAGACGCAAGGCCTGCCAGGCCTGCCGCTTCACCAAGTGCCTGCGGGTGGGCATGCTCAAGGAGG GAGTGCGCCTGGACCGCGTCCGGGGCGGGCGACAGAAGTACAAGCGGCGACCAGAGGTGGACCCACTGCCCTTCCCCGGCCCCTTCCCCGCCGGCCCCCTGGCTGTAGCTGGAGGCCCCCGGAAGACAG CCCCAGTGAACGCGCTCGTGTCTCACCTGCTGGTGGTGGAGCCCGAGAAGTTGTATGCCATGCCTGACCCGGCGGGCCCCGACGGACACCTCCCGGCCGTGGCGACCCTCTGCGACCTCTTTGACCGGGAGATCGTGGTCACCATCAGCTGGGCCAAGAGCATCCCAG GCTTCTCGTCGTTGTCGCTGTCTGATCAGATGTCCGTGCTGCAGAGCgtgtggatggaggtcctggtgctgggtgtggcccagcGCTCACTGCCATTGCAGGACGAGCTCGCTTTCGCAGAGGACCTGGTCCTGGACGAGGAGGGGGCACGGGCAGCTGgcctgggggagctgggggcagccctgctgcagctggTCAGGCGACTGCAGGCGCTGCGGCTGGAGCGAGAGGAGTACGTCCTGCTGAAGGCCCTGGCTCTCGCCAACTCAG ACTCTGTCCACATTGAGGACGCCGAGGCCGTGGAGCAGCTCCGAGAAGCCCTGCACGAGGCCCTGCTGGAGTACGAAGCCGGCCGGGCTGGCCCGGGAGGGGGCGCCGAGCGGCGGCGGGCCGGCAGGCTGCTGCTCACGCTCCCACTCCTCCGCCAGACCGCGGGCAAAGTGCTGGCCCACTTCTACGGGGTGAAGCTGGAGGGCAAGGTGCCCATGCATAAGTTGTTCTTGGAGATGCTCGAGGCCATGATGGACTAA
- the ESRRA gene encoding steroid hormone receptor ERR1 isoform X1, whose protein sequence is MATPGGTLSSWAALPWTLSPVSPAMGPGSLASGSGLGSPSPTPTPHPGSSAFRGLTSVSLQVTSAMSSQVVGIEPLYIKAEPASPDSPKGSSETEPEPPVTLAPGPAPARCLPGHKEEEDGEGAGPGEQSGGKLVLSSLPKRLCLVCGDVASGYHYGVASCEACKAFFKRTIQGSIEYSCPASNECEITKRRRKACQACRFTKCLRVGMLKEGVRLDRVRGGRQKYKRRPEVDPLPFPGPFPAGPLAVAGGPRKTAPVNALVSHLLVVEPEKLYAMPDPAGPDGHLPAVATLCDLFDREIVVTISWAKSIPGFSSLSLSDQMSVLQSVWMEVLVLGVAQRSLPLQDELAFAEDLVLDEEGARAAGLGELGAALLQLVRRLQALRLEREEYVLLKALALANSDSVHIEDAEAVEQLREALHEALLEYEAGRAGPGGGAERRRAGRLLLTLPLLRQTAGKVLAHFYGVKLEGKVPMHKLFLEMLEAMMD, encoded by the exons ATGGCAACACCTGGGGGCACCCTCTCTTCATGGGCAGCCCTGCCTTGGACTCTGTCCCCCGTCTCTCCCGCCATGGGGCCTGGGAGCCTGGCCTCGGGCTCAGGGTTGGGCAGCCCATCCCcaacacccaccccccacccaggttCCAGTGCCTTCCGCGGCCTGACAAGTGTCTCCCTGCAGGTGACCAGCGCCATGTCCAGCCAGGTGGTGGGCATTGAGCCTCTCTACATCAAGGCAGAGCCAGCCAGCCCCGACAGTCCAAAGGGTTCCTCGGAGACTGAGCCCGAGCCCCCCGTgaccctggcccctgggccagcccctgcccgctgcctcccaggccacaaggaggaggaggatggggagggggccgggcctgGCGAGCAGAGTGGGGGCAAGCTGGTGCTCAGCTCCCTCCCCAAGCGCCTGTGCCTGGTGTGCGGGGATGTGGCCTCCGGCTACCACTATGGCGTGGCGTCCTGCGAGGCCTGCAAAGCCTTCTTCAAGAGGACCATCCAGG GAAGCATCGAGTACAGCTGTCCGGCCTCCAACGAGTGCGAGATCACCAAGCGGAGACGCAAGGCCTGCCAGGCCTGCCGCTTCACCAAGTGCCTGCGGGTGGGCATGCTCAAGGAGG GAGTGCGCCTGGACCGCGTCCGGGGCGGGCGACAGAAGTACAAGCGGCGACCAGAGGTGGACCCACTGCCCTTCCCCGGCCCCTTCCCCGCCGGCCCCCTGGCTGTAGCTGGAGGCCCCCGGAAGACAG CCCCAGTGAACGCGCTCGTGTCTCACCTGCTGGTGGTGGAGCCCGAGAAGTTGTATGCCATGCCTGACCCGGCGGGCCCCGACGGACACCTCCCGGCCGTGGCGACCCTCTGCGACCTCTTTGACCGGGAGATCGTGGTCACCATCAGCTGGGCCAAGAGCATCCCAG GCTTCTCGTCGTTGTCGCTGTCTGATCAGATGTCCGTGCTGCAGAGCgtgtggatggaggtcctggtgctgggtgtggcccagcGCTCACTGCCATTGCAGGACGAGCTCGCTTTCGCAGAGGACCTGGTCCTGGACGAGGAGGGGGCACGGGCAGCTGgcctgggggagctgggggcagccctgctgcagctggTCAGGCGACTGCAGGCGCTGCGGCTGGAGCGAGAGGAGTACGTCCTGCTGAAGGCCCTGGCTCTCGCCAACTCAG ACTCTGTCCACATTGAGGACGCCGAGGCCGTGGAGCAGCTCCGAGAAGCCCTGCACGAGGCCCTGCTGGAGTACGAAGCCGGCCGGGCTGGCCCGGGAGGGGGCGCCGAGCGGCGGCGGGCCGGCAGGCTGCTGCTCACGCTCCCACTCCTCCGCCAGACCGCGGGCAAAGTGCTGGCCCACTTCTACGGGGTGAAGCTGGAGGGCAAGGTGCCCATGCATAAGTTGTTCTTGGAGATGCTCGAGGCCATGATGGACTAA
- the CATSPERZ gene encoding cation channel sperm-associated auxiliary subunit zeta, giving the protein MEEKPFKVSVKPPERRSSGQASPHDIRNLWTTATLSQSQLNLPLAELCESFEEEGGAVRHAAAAWHSPESRWELGEQGAALADGASVESGALDAELRRESSLESCLEEGDDESKTTTESSLVSVLRVSKHTPHRAYWTEQQNRLPLPLMGLMENEALEILTKALHSYRREIGRGHFLTKELRRYIEGLKRRRGKRFQVSAN; this is encoded by the exons ATGGAGGAGAAGCCTTTCAAA GTGTCGGTCAAGCCTCCGGAGCGCCGGAGCTCCGGCCAGGCGAGCCCTCACGACATCCGGAACCTGTGGACCACGGCCACGCTGTCGCAGTCGCAGCTGAACCTGCCGCTGGCCGAGCTCTGCGAGAGCTTCGAAGAGGAGGGCGGAGCCGTGCGCCACGCGGCGGCCGCCTGGCACAGCCCGGAGAGCCGGTGGGAGCTGGGCGAGCAGGGGGCCGCCCTGGCCGACGGGGCCAGCGTCGAGTCGGGGGCGCTGGACGCGGAGCTGCGCCGCGAGAGCTCCCTGGAAAGCTGCTTGGAGGAGGGCGACGACGAGTCCAAGACCACGACGG aGTCTTCATTGGTGTCCGTGCTACGGGTCTCCAAGCACACCCCCCACCGAGCCTACTGGACAGAGCAGCAGAACAGG CTGCCGCTGCCCCTGATGGGACTCATGGAGAACGAAGCCCTGGAGATCCTCACCAAGGCCCTGCACA GCTACCGGCGGGAGATCGGCAGGGGGCACTTCCTGACCAAGGAGCTGAGGCGATACATCGAAGGGCTCAAGAGGCGCCGGGGCAAGAGGTTCCAGGTCTCGGCGAACTGA
- the KCNK4 gene encoding potassium channel subfamily K member 4 — MRSTTLLALLALVLLYLVLGALVFRALEQPHEQQAQRELGELSEKFLRAHPCVSQQQLGLFIKEVAGALGGGADPETNSSSNSSHSAWDLGSAFFFSGTIITTIGYGNAALRTDAGRLFCIFYALVGIPLFGILLAGVGDRLGSSLRRGIGHIEAVFLKWHVPPELVRVLSAMLFLLIGCLLFVLTPTFVFCYMEEWSKLEAIYFVIVTLTTVGFGDYVAGADPRQDSPAYQPLVWFWILLGLAYFASVLTTIGNWLRVVSRRTRAEMGGLTAQAASWTGTVTARVTQRAGPTAPPEKERPLLPPPPCPAQPVSKPPSPAPAPAEKPETPSPPTASALDYPSENLAFIDESSDTQSERGFAQPRAPRGRRRPNPPRRPARPRGPGRARDKGVQV; from the exons ATGCGCAGCACCACGCTGCTGGCTTTGCTGGCGCTGGTCCTGCTGTACTTGGTGCTGGGTGCCCTGGTGTTCCGGGCGCTGGAGCAGCCCCACGAGCAGCAGGCCCAGAGGGAACTGGGTGAGCTCAGCGAGAAGTTCCTGAGGGCCCACCCGTGTGTgagccagcagcagctggggctcttcATCAAG GAGGTGGCCGGCGCCCTGGGAGGGGGCGCGGACCCAGAGACCAACTCGTCCAGTAACAGCAGCCACTCGGCCTGGGACCTGGGCAGCGCCTTCTTTTTCTCCggcaccatcatcaccaccatcg GTTACGGCAACGCAGCCCTCCGCACCGACGCTGGGCGCCTGTTCTGCATCTTCTACGCGCTGGTGGGGATCCCGCTGTTCGGGATCCTGCTGGCGGGGGTCGGGGACCGGCTGGGTTCCTCCCTGCGCCGTGGCATCGGCCACATCGAAGCGGTCTTCCTG AAGTGGCACGTGCCCCCGGAGCTGGTGCGAGTGCTGTCGGCGATGCTCTTTCTGCTCATCGGCTGCCTGCTCTTTGTCCTCACGCCCACCTTCGTGTTCTGCTACATGGAGGAGTGGAGCAAGCTGGAAGCCATCTACTTTGTCATAGTGACGCTCACCACTGTGGGCTTCGGCGACTATGTGGCCG GCGCTGACCCCCGGCAGGACTCTCCAGCCTACCAGCCGCTGGTGTGGTTCTGGATCCTGCTCGGCCTGGCCTACTTCGCCTCGGTGCTCACCACCATCGGGAACTGGTTGCGAGTGGTGTCCCGGCGAACTCGGGCAGAG ATGGGCGGCCTCACGGCGCAGGCCGCCAGCTGGACCGGCACGGTGACGGCGCGGGTGACCCAGCGAGCCGGGCCCACCGCACCGCCGGAGAAGGAGCGTCCCTTGCTGCCCCCACCGCCCTGCCCCGCGCAGCCGGTCAGCAAGCCCCCGTCCCCGGCGCCCGCGCCCGCGGAGAAGCCCGAGACGCCGTCCCCGCCCACGGCCTCCGCCCTGGACTACCCCAGCGAGAACCTGGCCTTCATCGACGAGTCCTCGGACACGCAAAGCGAGCGCGGTTTCGCGCAGCCCCGCGCGCCGCGGGGGCGCCGCCGCCCCAACCCCCCAAGGCGGCCCGCGCGGCCCCGGGGTCCCGGGCGTGCCCGGGACAAAGGCGTGCAGGTGTAG
- the GPR137 gene encoding integral membrane protein GPR137 isoform X1 has product MESNLSGLVPAAGLVPALPPAVTLGLTAAYTTLYALLFFSVYAQLWLVLLYGHKRLSYQTVFLALCLLWAALRTTLFSFYFRDTPRANRLGPLPFWLLYCCPVCLQFFTLTLMNLYFAQVVFKAKAKRRPEMSRGLLAVRGAFVGASLLFLLVNVLCAVLSRRRRAQPWALLLVRVLVSDSLFVICALSLAACLCLVARRAPSTSIYLEAKGTSVCQAAAMGGAMVLLYASRACYNLAALALAPRSRLDAFDYDWYNVSDQPLPPQADLVNDLGNKGYLVFGLILFVWELLPTTLLVGFFRVHRPPQDLSASHILSGQGFGSRSYFFDRAGQCEDEGCSWEHSQAESTRCRDPAATTTASTPPHRRDSPPYPPGYPAPGPPAPRPLCQVHLPLLAQDPGAGAAHPFWPAPCCSHRSELVLPP; this is encoded by the exons ATGGAGAGTAACCTGTCCGGCCTGGTGCCGGCCGCGGGACTGGTGCCTGCGCTTCCGCCGGCGGTGACCCTGGGACTGACGGCCGCCTACACCACCCTGTACGCCCTGCTCTTCTTCTCGGTctatgcccagctctggctggtgctgcTCTACGGGCACAAGCGGCTCAGCTACCAGACGGTGTTCCTGGCGCTCTGTCTGCTCTGGGCGGCCTTGCGGACCACGCTCTTCTCCTTCTACTTCCGAGACACGCCCCGGGCCAAccggctggggcccctgcccttCTGGCTCCTATACTGCTGCCCCGTCTGCCTGCAGTTCTTCACCCTGACGCTTATGAACCTCTACTTCGCGCAG GTGGTGTTCAAGGCCAAGGCGAAGCGGCGGCCGGAGATGAGCCGCGGCTT GCTGGCCGTCCGAGGGGCCTTCGTGGGGGCCTCGCTCCTCTTCCTGCTGGTGAAcgtgctgtgtgcagtgctgtCCCGCCGgcgccgggcccagccctgggcactgctGCTGGTGCGTGTCCTGGTGAGCGACTCCCTCTTCGTCATCTGCgccctctctctcgctgcctgcctctgcctggtcGCCCGGCGGGCCCCCTCCACCAGCATCTACCTGGAGGCAAAG GGGACCAGCGTGTGCCAGGCAGCTGCCATGGGTGGTGCCATGGTCCTGCTTTATGCCAGCCGGGCCTGCTACAACCTGGCGGCCCTGGCCTTGGCCCCCCGGAGCCGGCTGGATGCCTTCGATTACGACTGGTACAACGTGTCTGACCAG cccctgcccccacaggcGGACCTGGTGAACGACCTGGGGAACAAGGGCTACCTGGTGTTCGGCCTCATCCTCTTCGTGTGGGAGCTGCTGCCCACCACCCTGCTGGTGGGCTTCTTCCGGGTGCACCGGCCCCCACAGGACCTG AGCGCCAGCCACATCCTCAGCGGGCAGGGCTTCGGCTCCCGTTCCTACTTCTTCGACCGGGCTGGGCAGTGTGAGGATGAGGGCTGCTCCTGGGAACACAGCCAGGCCGAGAGCACCAG GTGCCGGGACCCGGCGGCCACCACCACAGCCTCTACTCCACCCCACAGACGTGACTCTCCCCCTTACCCCCCTGGGtacccggcccccggcccccctgcccccaggcccctgtgccAAGTTCACCTGCCGCTTCTTGCCCAGGatcccggggccggggccgcccaCCCCTTCTGGCCGGCTCCTTGCTGCTCCCATCGTAGTGAGCTTGTGCTACCCCCCTAG
- the GPR137 gene encoding integral membrane protein GPR137 isoform X2 — translation MESNLSGLVPAAGLVPALPPAVTLGLTAAYTTLYALLFFSVYAQLWLVLLYGHKRLSYQTVFLALCLLWAALRTTLFSFYFRDTPRANRLGPLPFWLLYCCPVCLQFFTLTLMNLYFAQVVFKAKAKRRPEMSRGLLAVRGAFVGASLLFLLVNVLCAVLSRRRRAQPWALLLVRVLVSDSLFVICALSLAACLCLVARRAPSTSIYLEAKGTSVCQAAAMGGAMVLLYASRACYNLAALALAPRSRLDAFDYDWYNVSDQADLVNDLGNKGYLVFGLILFVWELLPTTLLVGFFRVHRPPQDLSASHILSGQGFGSRSYFFDRAGQCEDEGCSWEHSQAESTRCRDPAATTTASTPPHRRDSPPYPPGYPAPGPPAPRPLCQVHLPLLAQDPGAGAAHPFWPAPCCSHRSELVLPP, via the exons ATGGAGAGTAACCTGTCCGGCCTGGTGCCGGCCGCGGGACTGGTGCCTGCGCTTCCGCCGGCGGTGACCCTGGGACTGACGGCCGCCTACACCACCCTGTACGCCCTGCTCTTCTTCTCGGTctatgcccagctctggctggtgctgcTCTACGGGCACAAGCGGCTCAGCTACCAGACGGTGTTCCTGGCGCTCTGTCTGCTCTGGGCGGCCTTGCGGACCACGCTCTTCTCCTTCTACTTCCGAGACACGCCCCGGGCCAAccggctggggcccctgcccttCTGGCTCCTATACTGCTGCCCCGTCTGCCTGCAGTTCTTCACCCTGACGCTTATGAACCTCTACTTCGCGCAG GTGGTGTTCAAGGCCAAGGCGAAGCGGCGGCCGGAGATGAGCCGCGGCTT GCTGGCCGTCCGAGGGGCCTTCGTGGGGGCCTCGCTCCTCTTCCTGCTGGTGAAcgtgctgtgtgcagtgctgtCCCGCCGgcgccgggcccagccctgggcactgctGCTGGTGCGTGTCCTGGTGAGCGACTCCCTCTTCGTCATCTGCgccctctctctcgctgcctgcctctgcctggtcGCCCGGCGGGCCCCCTCCACCAGCATCTACCTGGAGGCAAAG GGGACCAGCGTGTGCCAGGCAGCTGCCATGGGTGGTGCCATGGTCCTGCTTTATGCCAGCCGGGCCTGCTACAACCTGGCGGCCCTGGCCTTGGCCCCCCGGAGCCGGCTGGATGCCTTCGATTACGACTGGTACAACGTGTCTGACCAG gcGGACCTGGTGAACGACCTGGGGAACAAGGGCTACCTGGTGTTCGGCCTCATCCTCTTCGTGTGGGAGCTGCTGCCCACCACCCTGCTGGTGGGCTTCTTCCGGGTGCACCGGCCCCCACAGGACCTG AGCGCCAGCCACATCCTCAGCGGGCAGGGCTTCGGCTCCCGTTCCTACTTCTTCGACCGGGCTGGGCAGTGTGAGGATGAGGGCTGCTCCTGGGAACACAGCCAGGCCGAGAGCACCAG GTGCCGGGACCCGGCGGCCACCACCACAGCCTCTACTCCACCCCACAGACGTGACTCTCCCCCTTACCCCCCTGGGtacccggcccccggcccccctgcccccaggcccctgtgccAAGTTCACCTGCCGCTTCTTGCCCAGGatcccggggccggggccgcccaCCCCTTCTGGCCGGCTCCTTGCTGCTCCCATCGTAGTGAGCTTGTGCTACCCCCCTAG
- the GPR137 gene encoding integral membrane protein GPR137 isoform X3, which translates to MESNLSGLVPAAGLVPALPPAVTLGLTAAYTTLYALLFFSVYAQLWLVLLYGHKRLSYQTVFLALCLLWAALRTTLFSFYFRDTPRANRLGPLPFWLLYCCPVCLQFFTLTLMNLYFAQVVFKAKAKRRPEMSRGLLAVRGAFVGASLLFLLVNVLCAVLSRRRRAQPWALLLVRVLVSDSLFVICALSLAACLCLVARRAPSTSIYLEAKGTSVCQAAAMGGAMVLLYASRACYNLAALALAPRSRLDAFDYDWYNVSDQADLVNDLGNKGYLVFGLILFVWELLPTTLLVGFFRVHRPPQDLSASHILSGQGFGSRSYFFDRAGQCEDEGCSWEHSQAESTSMSGSLGSGSWYGAIGREPGWCGGSQARTTPLLFSQVPGPGGHHHSLYSTPQT; encoded by the exons ATGGAGAGTAACCTGTCCGGCCTGGTGCCGGCCGCGGGACTGGTGCCTGCGCTTCCGCCGGCGGTGACCCTGGGACTGACGGCCGCCTACACCACCCTGTACGCCCTGCTCTTCTTCTCGGTctatgcccagctctggctggtgctgcTCTACGGGCACAAGCGGCTCAGCTACCAGACGGTGTTCCTGGCGCTCTGTCTGCTCTGGGCGGCCTTGCGGACCACGCTCTTCTCCTTCTACTTCCGAGACACGCCCCGGGCCAAccggctggggcccctgcccttCTGGCTCCTATACTGCTGCCCCGTCTGCCTGCAGTTCTTCACCCTGACGCTTATGAACCTCTACTTCGCGCAG GTGGTGTTCAAGGCCAAGGCGAAGCGGCGGCCGGAGATGAGCCGCGGCTT GCTGGCCGTCCGAGGGGCCTTCGTGGGGGCCTCGCTCCTCTTCCTGCTGGTGAAcgtgctgtgtgcagtgctgtCCCGCCGgcgccgggcccagccctgggcactgctGCTGGTGCGTGTCCTGGTGAGCGACTCCCTCTTCGTCATCTGCgccctctctctcgctgcctgcctctgcctggtcGCCCGGCGGGCCCCCTCCACCAGCATCTACCTGGAGGCAAAG GGGACCAGCGTGTGCCAGGCAGCTGCCATGGGTGGTGCCATGGTCCTGCTTTATGCCAGCCGGGCCTGCTACAACCTGGCGGCCCTGGCCTTGGCCCCCCGGAGCCGGCTGGATGCCTTCGATTACGACTGGTACAACGTGTCTGACCAG gcGGACCTGGTGAACGACCTGGGGAACAAGGGCTACCTGGTGTTCGGCCTCATCCTCTTCGTGTGGGAGCTGCTGCCCACCACCCTGCTGGTGGGCTTCTTCCGGGTGCACCGGCCCCCACAGGACCTG AGCGCCAGCCACATCCTCAGCGGGCAGGGCTTCGGCTCCCGTTCCTACTTCTTCGACCGGGCTGGGCAGTGTGAGGATGAGGGCTGCTCCTGGGAACACAGCCAGGCCGAGAGCACCAG CATGTCGGGCAGCCTAGGTTCTGGCAGCTGGTACGGTGCCATCGGGCGAGAGCCAGGCTGGTGCGGGGGCAGCCAGGCGAGGACCACTCCTCTGCTCTTCTCCCAGGTGCCGGGACCCGGCGGCCACCACCACAGCCTCTACTCCACCCCACAGACGTGA